A portion of the Blastochloris tepida genome contains these proteins:
- a CDS encoding gene transfer agent family protein, translating to MSADGSVKLTWPDGERTFRLAIGQLRELQERTGVGPHALSRRIVSGDWFVDDLVETIRLGAIGGGASPTEALKLVRTYVEARPLTEAVLPAAAILAAALVGVADDPVGRRENPTTPAAGMPATG from the coding sequence ATGAGCGCGGACGGATCGGTGAAGCTGACGTGGCCGGATGGCGAGCGCACCTTCCGCCTCGCCATCGGCCAGCTGCGCGAGCTGCAGGAGCGGACCGGCGTCGGCCCGCATGCGCTGTCGCGACGCATCGTGTCGGGCGACTGGTTCGTCGACGACCTGGTCGAGACCATCCGGCTTGGCGCCATCGGCGGCGGCGCCAGCCCCACGGAGGCGCTCAAGCTGGTGCGGACCTATGTCGAGGCCCGGCCGCTGACGGAGGCCGTCCTGCCGGCGGCGGCGATCCTGGCCGCGGCGCTGGTCGGCGTTGCCGACGATCCGGTCGGCCGCCGCGAAAACCCTACGACGCCGGCCGCCGGGATGCCGGCGACCGGCTGA
- a CDS encoding head-tail adaptor protein: protein MLAAGSLRDRLRFERRQPADDGFGNVAGDWVARCTAFAARKALRGGEAVMGQRLAGRQPIVFTVRASSETREIAPDWRAVDVRTGTVYAVRSVVDPDGRGERLDILCEGGVAP, encoded by the coding sequence ATGCTCGCCGCAGGATCGCTGCGTGACCGGCTGCGCTTCGAGCGGCGCCAGCCCGCCGACGACGGCTTCGGCAATGTCGCGGGCGATTGGGTCGCACGGTGCACCGCGTTCGCAGCCCGCAAGGCGCTGCGCGGCGGCGAGGCGGTGATGGGACAACGCCTCGCCGGCAGGCAGCCGATCGTGTTCACGGTGCGCGCCTCGTCCGAGACGCGCGAGATCGCGCCGGACTGGCGCGCTGTCGATGTCCGCACCGGCACGGTCTACGCCGTGCGGTCGGTGGTCGACCCGGACGGACGCGGCGAGCGTCTCGACATCCTGTGCGAGGGGGGCGTGGCACCGTGA
- a CDS encoding phage tail tube protein: MAKPTTAAATKLIILLGNGASPEVFAAPCGLVSKGISFAAASGETTVPDCDNPDAPAWVERVVQSLSATVTGEGVLAFESLEIWNAWFFSGLAKTCRIKLDLPGAVGGGYFFAPFILSQFQINGQNGQKVQVSVQLQNDGQVQWVDAA, encoded by the coding sequence ATGGCCAAACCGACCACGGCAGCCGCCACCAAGCTGATCATCCTGCTCGGCAATGGGGCGAGCCCGGAAGTGTTCGCCGCGCCGTGCGGGCTGGTGTCGAAGGGCATCTCGTTCGCCGCCGCTTCGGGCGAGACCACGGTGCCGGATTGCGACAATCCGGATGCGCCGGCCTGGGTGGAACGGGTGGTGCAGTCGCTCTCGGCGACGGTCACCGGCGAAGGCGTGCTGGCCTTCGAAAGCCTCGAGATCTGGAATGCCTGGTTCTTCTCCGGCCTCGCCAAGACCTGCCGCATCAAGCTCGACCTGCCGGGCGCCGTGGGCGGCGGCTATTTCTTCGCGCCGTTCATCCTGTCGCAGTTCCAGATCAACGGCCAGAACGGCCAGAAGGTGCAGGTGTCTGTGCAGCTGCAGAATGACGGCCAAGTGCAATGGGTGGATGCGGCATGA
- a CDS encoding head-tail connector protein gives MSLAVVTPPSEPAVSLAEAKAHLRVDHADDDALIESLVAAASDLVEAYTQRRLLTQALDWTVPAFRPVLVTPLAPVTADGVVSIKYRDAGGAQRTLDPSAYIVRCGAGEHGPAVIRPAAATTWPAPDYNTADPVVLRFTVGFGAAADVPAPIKAAILLVAGALYANREAVVPGTSSPLSLDTAPAVTALLIPYLWEP, from the coding sequence ATGTCGCTCGCCGTCGTCACGCCGCCATCCGAGCCGGCCGTTTCGTTGGCCGAGGCCAAGGCGCATCTGCGCGTCGATCATGCCGACGATGATGCGTTGATCGAGTCCTTGGTGGCGGCGGCGAGCGATCTGGTCGAAGCCTATACGCAACGGCGTTTGCTGACCCAGGCGCTCGACTGGACGGTGCCGGCGTTTCGGCCGGTGCTGGTGACGCCGCTAGCGCCGGTCACCGCGGATGGCGTGGTGTCGATCAAATATCGCGATGCCGGTGGTGCACAGCGCACCCTTGATCCCTCGGCCTATATCGTGCGCTGCGGCGCTGGCGAGCATGGGCCGGCGGTGATCCGCCCGGCTGCGGCAACTACTTGGCCGGCGCCGGATTACAACACGGCCGATCCGGTGGTGCTGCGCTTCACCGTCGGCTTTGGGGCTGCTGCCGACGTGCCGGCACCGATCAAGGCGGCGATCCTGCTGGTGGCCGGCGCGCTCTACGCCAACCGCGAGGCCGTGGTGCCGGGCACCTCAAGCCCGCTTTCGCTCGACACCGCGCCGGCGGTTACCGCCCTGCTCATCCCCTATCTCTGGGAGCCCTGA
- a CDS encoding DUF3168 domain-containing protein, with translation MSAALALQGAVVAALKADAAIAELVGARIYDAVPAEAAFPYLVVDGWDALPDPADAYDGVDIAFVVHAWSRAVGFPETHRLAAAVEGALFEDALSPALAAAGLRLVEIRVERTHALRDPDGHTRHGVVSFEAMLEPI, from the coding sequence ATGAGCGCGGCCTTGGCGCTGCAGGGCGCGGTGGTTGCGGCGCTCAAGGCCGATGCGGCGATCGCCGAGCTGGTGGGCGCTCGCATTTATGACGCGGTGCCGGCCGAGGCAGCCTTTCCCTATCTGGTGGTCGATGGCTGGGATGCGCTGCCCGATCCTGCCGATGCCTATGACGGCGTCGATATCGCCTTTGTCGTGCATGCGTGGTCGCGCGCCGTCGGGTTTCCGGAAACCCATCGCCTCGCCGCTGCGGTCGAAGGCGCTCTCTTCGAGGACGCTCTGTCCCCAGCACTCGCTGCGGCCGGCTTGAGGCTGGTTGAGATCCGGGTGGAGCGCACGCACGCGCTGCGCGACCCGGACGGACACACCCGGCACGGGGTCGTCTCGTTCGAGGCGATGCTCGAGCCCATCTGA